One genomic window of Luteitalea pratensis includes the following:
- a CDS encoding LemA family protein, with the protein MNRRTFWQHGLMVLALFSLTGCSYNSFTGQQEAIKSSWSEVENQLQRRNDLIPNLVSTVKGFAAQEKAILDRIAASREKLAGAKTPSETIDAANEQSSALARLLVVVENYPQLKSNENFMRLMDELSGTENRIAVARGRYNEKVQAYNALRRRFPSNITAKIFGFDEWKYFEAPASAREVPKVDFSPK; encoded by the coding sequence ATGAACCGACGAACTTTCTGGCAGCACGGGCTGATGGTGCTGGCCCTGTTCTCCCTGACGGGCTGCTCGTACAACTCCTTCACCGGCCAGCAGGAGGCAATCAAGAGCTCCTGGTCGGAAGTGGAGAACCAGCTGCAGCGCCGTAACGACCTGATTCCCAACCTGGTGAGCACCGTGAAGGGCTTCGCGGCCCAGGAGAAGGCCATCCTCGATCGGATCGCCGCCTCGCGCGAGAAGCTCGCAGGGGCGAAGACGCCCAGCGAGACGATCGACGCGGCCAACGAGCAGAGTTCGGCGCTCGCCCGCCTGCTCGTCGTGGTCGAGAACTACCCGCAGCTGAAGTCGAACGAGAACTTCATGCGGCTCATGGATGAGCTGTCGGGCACCGAGAACCGGATTGCCGTGGCGCGTGGACGCTACAACGAAAAGGTGCAGGCCTACAACGCGCTGCGTCGCCGGTTCCCGTCCAACATCACGGCGAAGATCTTCGGCTTCGACGAATGGAAGTACTTCGAGGCGCCCGCGTCGGCACGCGAGGTGCCCAAGGTCGACTTCTCTCCGAAATGA
- a CDS encoding DinB family protein, with amino-acid sequence MTAHFLRNHLDAELVITRDVLDVTRYAPLAWKPHPSSFSLGRLAMHVATIPGWLPAFTRSATYDMGVGGSGPDVPASGDEILARHEEAVARAHATLDGLDDAALTDQWVLLRDGVPVATMTRAEAISRYVVRHMVHHRGQLTVYLRLQNLPIPAMYGDSADRRLLPPDMTS; translated from the coding sequence ATGACCGCCCACTTCCTGCGCAACCATCTCGACGCTGAGCTCGTGATCACGCGCGACGTCCTGGACGTGACACGGTACGCACCACTCGCGTGGAAACCCCACCCGTCCTCGTTCTCACTGGGTCGCCTGGCCATGCACGTGGCAACAATCCCGGGGTGGTTGCCGGCCTTCACGCGCAGCGCGACCTACGACATGGGCGTGGGCGGATCAGGTCCGGACGTGCCGGCGTCGGGCGACGAGATCCTTGCCAGGCACGAGGAGGCCGTCGCTCGGGCGCACGCCACGCTGGATGGGCTCGATGACGCGGCCTTGACCGATCAATGGGTGCTGCTGCGGGATGGCGTGCCCGTGGCCACCATGACGCGGGCCGAAGCGATCTCGCGCTACGTCGTGCGGCACATGGTGCATCACCGCGGCCAGTTGACCGTGTATCTGCGGCTGCAGAATCTGCCAATCCCGGCCATGTACGGCGACTCGGCGGATCGACGGCTGCTGCCGCCGGACATGACCTCGTGA
- a CDS encoding YheT family hydrolase yields MFDLPHYVPSRRWRGGHLMTVYAWARSRPLPGLPEPEACYFDTDTDARVLAHCNWQPQRDKAPALLLLHGLEGSSLAHYMRGIADKAWAAGFSVVRLNQRNCGGTEHLSRGLYHSGLTHDPLYLLRHMIDKEGVPAIVVAGYSLGGNLTMKLAGELGADAPPQLKAVCAVSPTIDLALCVDALERRSNVLYQLNFMRNLRARMQRKAALFPDVYDLARLKGVWTVRGFDDAYTAPLNGFGTATRYYDEASSLHVVDRIRVPALVLTAANDPFVPPDQFTRPEIAGNPHVRVVVTEDGGHCAFVSEPDSAHDGYWAEHVIVRWALEHAPTR; encoded by the coding sequence GTGTTCGATCTGCCCCATTACGTCCCCTCGCGCCGCTGGCGCGGCGGTCACCTCATGACGGTCTACGCCTGGGCCAGGTCGCGGCCGCTGCCGGGACTGCCCGAGCCCGAGGCCTGCTACTTCGACACCGACACCGACGCGCGGGTGCTCGCGCACTGCAACTGGCAACCGCAGCGAGACAAGGCGCCGGCGCTGTTGCTGCTGCACGGCCTCGAGGGCTCGAGCCTGGCGCACTACATGCGCGGCATCGCGGACAAGGCCTGGGCCGCCGGCTTCAGCGTCGTCCGGCTCAACCAGCGCAACTGCGGCGGCACCGAGCACCTGTCACGGGGTCTGTACCACTCCGGGCTGACGCACGATCCGCTGTACCTGTTGCGGCACATGATCGACAAGGAAGGTGTCCCCGCAATCGTGGTAGCGGGCTACTCCCTCGGCGGCAACCTGACCATGAAGCTGGCGGGCGAACTCGGCGCGGACGCGCCGCCGCAACTGAAGGCTGTGTGCGCCGTCTCGCCGACCATCGATCTCGCGCTGTGCGTGGATGCACTGGAGCGGCGCAGCAACGTGCTCTATCAGCTCAACTTCATGCGTAACCTGCGCGCGCGCATGCAGCGCAAGGCAGCGCTGTTCCCCGACGTTTACGACCTCGCGCGACTCAAGGGCGTCTGGACGGTGCGCGGGTTCGACGATGCGTACACCGCGCCGCTCAACGGCTTCGGTACGGCGACACGGTACTACGACGAGGCCTCCAGCTTGCACGTGGTCGATCGCATCCGCGTGCCGGCGTTGGTACTGACCGCCGCCAACGACCCCTTCGTGCCGCCAGACCAGTTCACGCGGCCGGAGATCGCCGGCAACCCGCACGTGCGAGTCGTGGTCACCGAGGACGGCGGCCACTGCGCGTTCGTCAGCGAGCCCGACTCCGCGCACGACGGCTATTGGGCCGAACATGTGATTGTCAGGTGGGCGCTGGAACATGCGCCCACCCGGTAA
- a CDS encoding DUF72 domain-containing protein: MIHVGTSGYNYPEWKGRFYPEKIAAKAMLPYYAGVFDTVEINYTFYRMPTPALVEGWAGQVPEGFTFTLKAPKRITHDRRLQDVSDPLRAFCAAGATLGNRLGCVLVQLNPNFKCDAPRLQAFIDELPPALRVAFEFRHPSWWTDEIYTMLQARNLALCLADSPERHTPLVRTADYGYLRLRDEGYTEDDIAKWASYVTDRQGAWRDTFVYFKHEDEGKGPEFASLFKARLGQPTPNAER; the protein is encoded by the coding sequence ATGATTCACGTCGGTACCTCCGGCTACAACTATCCCGAGTGGAAGGGCCGGTTCTACCCGGAGAAGATTGCCGCCAAGGCGATGCTCCCCTACTATGCCGGCGTCTTCGACACGGTCGAGATCAACTACACCTTCTATCGCATGCCGACGCCCGCGCTCGTCGAGGGCTGGGCCGGCCAGGTGCCCGAGGGCTTCACGTTCACGCTGAAGGCGCCAAAGCGGATCACGCACGACCGCCGCCTGCAGGACGTGAGCGATCCGCTGCGTGCCTTCTGCGCCGCCGGCGCGACGCTCGGCAACCGGCTCGGATGCGTGCTCGTGCAACTGAACCCGAACTTCAAGTGCGACGCGCCGCGGCTCCAGGCGTTCATCGACGAACTCCCGCCGGCGTTGCGCGTGGCCTTCGAGTTCCGTCATCCGTCCTGGTGGACCGACGAGATCTACACGATGCTGCAGGCGCGCAACCTGGCGCTGTGCCTCGCCGACAGCCCCGAGCGACACACGCCGCTCGTGCGCACCGCGGACTACGGGTACCTCCGGCTGCGCGACGAGGGGTACACCGAAGACGACATCGCCAAGTGGGCCAGCTACGTCACCGACCGGCAGGGCGCCTGGCGCGACACGTTCGTCTATTTCAAGCATGAGGATGAAGGCAAGGGGCCTGAGTTTGCCTCGCTGTTCAAGGCCAGGCTCGGCCAGCCAACGCCGAACGCTGAACGCTGA